Genomic window (Streptomyces yatensis):
GGGTGATCGTCGTCTCGATGCCGCGGACGCCCGCCGTGGCGACCCGCGCGACCAGCCCGTCCAGCAGGGTGGCGGCCAGCTTGCGGCCACGCCAGGCGTGGTCGACGGCGACCTGCCAGACGACGAGGGTCTCGGGGCGCTCGGGCCGGACGTAACCGGTGATGAAGCCGACCGGTCCGCCGTCGGCGTCGCGCGCCACTACGGATGTGGCGGCGAAGTCGCGGCACCACAGGAGGTAGCTGTAGGAGGAGTTGAGGTCCAGGGTTTTGGAGTCGCGGGCGATTCGCCAGATCGCGGCTCCATCCTCGACGCGCGGTGTGTCGAGGGTGAGGCCCTCCGGCAAATCCAATTCGCTACGGACTAGGTCTGCTTGTGCGGCGGTCATGCAAATTCAATTTACCCAGCAGAATCAGAAAATGCATCGCGGTGGGGGGTTACGTGGAGGGGGGTCGGTGTGTTATCACGCGGGAGCGCGCGTGCGCGCGGCCGTTGGCCGAATGACGGTAATTTGTAGGGGAGTTACTCGGGCAAAGCGGATCGCGTGTGGGGTCTGTCACATATGTGTAACCGGCCGATGACCGTCTTGAATTACGGGATCAGGAACCCGTGAAAAATTTTTTGTTTAGGAATCACAATGGCGGGCAGACGAATGTGGAAGCAGTAGCGGAAAAACGCGGAGAATTTCTGGCCACGCTGCCATGAATTCAATCCCCCACGGTGAACCGGGGGAAGTCGCCCCGCACCGCGAAGGCCCCGGAGGGGCCGTTGCCCGAGGCCGAGTACGCGTCCCGGCCGGTGTCCCGGTCCCCCTCGGCGTGGTTGTACTGCCCCGCGAAGACATACCGGCCCGCGGACACGGTCGCGCCCTTCCGGAGCGTCCAGCGG
Coding sequences:
- the ectA gene encoding diaminobutyrate acetyltransferase, which produces MTAAQADLVRSELDLPEGLTLDTPRVEDGAAIWRIARDSKTLDLNSSYSYLLWCRDFAATSVVARDADGGPVGFITGYVRPERPETLVVWQVAVDHAWRGRKLAATLLDGLVARVATAGVRGIETTITPDNTASNRLFTSFAERHEAPLEREVLFHGGLFPDGGHEPEVLYRIGPLGPLGPRADRT